Proteins from one Kazachstania africana CBS 2517 chromosome 1, complete genome genomic window:
- the DAD3 gene encoding Dad3p (similar to Saccharomyces cerevisiae DAD3 (YBR233W-A); ancestral locus Anc_6.142), which produces MDMDDNLTPLQRSVLEKYNQLSQSLHSLDKSLRLLNKSNDESKSTKRVSPEEILQEMREVEVKIALIGTLLKGSVYSLILQKKNELNLLSADSNMSSTSQ; this is translated from the coding sequence ATGGATATGGACGACAATTTAACACCGCTTCAGAGAAGTGTATTAGAGAAATATAACCAATTATCGCAATCGCTGCATTCATTGGATAAATCTTTAAGACTACTAAATAAAAGTAATGatgaatcaaaatctaCTAAAAGAGTGTCGCCGGAGGAGATTTTGCAGGAGATGAGAGAAGTAGAGGTTAAAATTGCGCTAATTGGGACCCTTTTGAAAGGTAGTGTCtattcattaattttacAGAAGAAAAACGAATTGAATTTGCTGAGCGCTGATAGTAATATGTCTTCAACATCTCAATAA
- the KAFR0A04530 gene encoding uncharacterized protein (similar to Saccharomyces cerevisiae YGL114W; ancestral locus Anc_6.137) has product MAKPADQPIIPSSTDEIRWSDKPSIRQVTWRATLLGFGIGSLVLISNFQFGLQTGWVSMMSLPSALLTVAFFRQIWPLMFPDDVPFTDVETVYAQSLSVAVGTGPLSFGFVGVIPAIEKFLTFEESGGSRYQGQPFKFSQLLVWSFSLAFFGIFFAVPLRKQVIVREKLAFPSGNATAVLISVLNGSEILQEISRRELLEMREKRLNNECPEVLRLEPSELEAMSSSQFHSRNESSGLLSGGNRKQYNANFEQEAEDVTKDSDLYNSNVSLLMKTFSISSLYTLCAYFVPILKELPIFGSYLSKTYLWNFQPSPAYIGQGIIMGLPTVSYMLFGAILGWGILGPVAKNIGWVSKDADVHDWEKGVQGWILWCSLSVMVADSLVGFIVISVKSFLKFLSVDDKSELLNDIWDDTMESMLLEEERALNMHSRSSTRTQETVRLVSREQEHEVDSKHLVQYTTVISGLIVSSLICIICIIYMFGVEIIPVYAMVSALLLALFLSILGVRALGETDLNPVSGIGKLSQLLFALIIPKDHKGGILVNLVAGGVAEAGAQQAGDLMQDLKTGHLLNASPRAQFIAQLLGATWSIVLSSAMYICYNKVYDLPNSQIRIPTAVVWIDCARLVTGQNLPERALECSLFLGIIFGLLSLVKNCCKGREDSSKWALWIPSGVAVGVGIYNAPSFTIARFIGGAISHIWLKRYKGDLSAKTKMIVFSSGLVLGEGIFSIFCMIFTSLDVPHF; this is encoded by the coding sequence ATGGCCAAGCCAGCGGATCAACCTATTATACCGAGCTCAACAGATGAAATTAGATGGAGCGACAAGCCATCTATACGGCAAGTAACATGGAGGGCGACACTTCTAGGGTTTGGGATTGGTTCCTTGGTTCTTATCtcaaactttcaatttggGTTACAAACAGGTTGGGTGTCCATGATGTCTCTGCCTTCGGCATTGTTAACTGTGGCCTTTTTTAGACAGATCTGGCCCTTAATGTTTCCAGATGATGTACCATTTACAGATGTTGAAACAGTATATGCACAAAGTCTTTCAGTGGCAGTAGGAACAGGCCCGCTCTCATTTGGATTTGTTGGGGTCATACCtgccattgaaaaattccttacatttgaagaaagtggTGGTTCCAGATATCAAGGGCAAccatttaaattttcacAATTGCTTGTCTGGTCATTTAGTCTGGCGTTTTTTGGTATATTCTTTGCAGTTCCATTACGAAAACAAGTGATTGTACGTGAAAAACTGGCCTTTCCAAGTGGTAATGCAACTGCCGTGTTGATATCTGTGTTAAATGGTAGCGAAATCCTACAGGAAATTTCCAGGAGAGAACTTTTGGAGATGAGAGAAAAGAGGCTCAACAATGAATGCCCTGAGGTTTTGAGATTGGAACCTAGTGAATTAGAGGCAATGTCTAGTTCGCAGTTTCATAGTAGAAACGAAAGTTCAGGACTGTTATCTGGTGGCAACAGAAAGCAATACAATGCTAACTTCGAACAGGAGGCTGAAGATGTTACTAAAGACTCAGACCTGTACAATTCAAACGTGTCACTCCTCATGAAAACATTCTCCATTTCTTCGCTTTATACCCTATGTGCATACTTTGTACCGATTTTAAAGGAATTGCCCATTTTTGGTAGTTACTTGTCCAAAACATACCTGTGGAATTTTCAGCCGTCGCCAGCGTATATTGGCCAAGGTATTATTATGGGGTTACCTACCGTATCATATATGCTTTTCGGAGCTATTCTAGGCTGGGGCATTTTGGGACCTGTTGCCAAAAACATTGGATGGGTTTCAAAAGACGCCGACGTACATGATTGGGAAAAAGGTGTCCAGGGCTGGATTTTATGGTGCTCTCTTTCAGTAATGGTGGCCGATAGTCTTGTGGGGTTTATTGTAATATCTGTGAAAAGTTTCCTCAAATTCTTATCAGTCGATGATAAAAGTGAGCTTTTGAACGATATTTGGGATGACACTATGGAGTCTATGcttttagaagaagaaagagcCTTAAATATGCACAGCAGATCGAGCACACGAACACAAGAAACTGTAAGGCTAGTTAGTAGAGAACAAGAACATGAAGTGGATTCAAAACATTTGGTCCAATATACTACTGTTATTAGTGGGCTGATCGTATCTTCTCTTATTTGCATCATCTGTATCATTTATATGTTTGGGGTTGAAATTATTCCAGTATACGCAATGGTGAGTGCTCTTCTGTTGGCCTTGTTCTTATCAATTTTGGGTGTGAGAGCCCTTGGAGAAACAGATTTGAATCCTGTGAGTGGAATTGGTAAACTTTCGCAATTACTATTCGCTTTGATTATTCCAAAGGATCACAAAGGTGGAATACTGGTAAATTTAGTTGCTGGAGGAGTCGCTGAAGCTGGGGCACAACAAGCTGGAGATCTTATGCAGGATCTCAAAACAGGCCACCTGCTGAATGCATCTCCAAGAGCACAGTTTATTGCGCAATTGCTTGGTGCAACTTGGTCAATCGTCTTATCGAGTGCAATGTACATCTGTTACAACAAAGTCTACGATTTGCCGAATTCACAGATACGTATTCCAACTGCAGTAGTTTGGATTGATTGTGCAAGACTAGTAACTGGTCAGAACCTACCAGAAAGAGCTTTAGAGTGctctctctttcttggGATTATATTTGGTCTATTGTCACTGGTTAAAAACTGCTGTAAAGGTAGAGAAGATTCATCAAAATGGGCACTATGGATACCATCAGGTGTCGCAGTTGGTGTAGGTATATATAATGCACCAAGTTTTACTATAGCAAGGTTTATTGGAGGTGCCATCTCACATATCTGGCTAAAGAGGTACAAGGGTGATCTTAGTGCAAAGACGAAAATGATAGTATTTAGTTCTGGTTTAGTCCTCGGTGAGGGTATATTTAGCATTTTCTGCATGATTTTTACAAGCCTGGATGTCCCACATTTCTAA
- the PBP2 gene encoding telomere maintenance protein PBP2 (similar to Saccharomyces cerevisiae PBP2 (YBR233W); ancestral locus Anc_6.139), with translation MDNLEKNSVEPSNALKRKNENGTEEEKHIAAAIKRVALDDDTNVQINSIEINRVHSEENEDDENEDDENDGAYGLNTNNEDELQMETENDQNTNSIILRMLCLVKEASLIVGPKGETISKMKKDTNCRINVSKNIKGVPERVIYVKGSCDNVAKAFGLLVRILSQKKTFYNGSSQNQERESQTDLDENNGINANEIKLTEKKSPILYYPATLHLLIPHHLMGYVIGKHGSRLKEIEELSSAKLIASPHQLLPSNDRILRITGVPDAIHIATFYIAQTFMGFKDVLRTNKAIFYQPGPVYTVLGTNNYSQVAVLPLRQNNYHYMNRYNNNYRHRRSPKASLMAMVPSPTIPQYTSNELQVTYTPESVANATSFVPKFTIPHVRIVENTMASQPMALVEQEIYINSNYVGNIIGKEGKHITSIKETTGCSIFIDSPVEGSKERKITIKGSAMGTQAAIMIISNKIEVDTTN, from the coding sequence ATGgataatttggaaaaaaactCTGTCGAGCCATCTAATGCCCTGAAACgtaagaatgaaaatgggACTGAGGAGGAGAAACATATAGCAGCTGCTATCAAGAGAGTTGCACtagatgatgatacaaATGTGCagataaattcaattgaaattaacaGAGTTCAtagtgaagaaaatgaagatgatgaaaatgaagatgatgaaaatgatggtGCTTATGGCTTGAATACAaacaatgaagatgaactCCAAATggaaactgaaaatgacCAAAATACAAACTCTATAATATTGAGAATGCTGTGTCTTGTTAAAGAGGCCTCGTTAATTGTCGGTCCAAAAGGAGAAACTATTTCcaagatgaagaaagataCAAACTGTAGGATCAATGTGtccaaaaatatcaaaggaGTTCCTGAAAGAGTCATATATGTGAAAGGATCTTGTGACAATGTAGCAAAAGCTTTCGGATTACTTGTGCGAATCCTGAGTCAAAAGAAGACTTTCTACAATGGCTCTTCTCAGAATCAGGAAAGAGAGAGTCAAACCGATCTGGATGAGAACAATGGAATAAATGCCAATGAAATAAAGCTgacagaaaaaaagagcCCTATTCTATACTATCCAGCCACACTACATCTCCTTATTCCCCATCATTTAATGGGCTACGTGATAGGTAAACATGGTTCAAGACTAAAAGAAATCGAAGAGTTGAGTTCGGCCAAGTTAATTGCTTCACCGCACCAGCTCCTTCCATCTAATGATAGGATATTACGTATTACAGGTGTTCCTGATGCAATTCATATTGCAACCTTTTACATCGCTCAAACTTTTATGGGGTTCAAAGACGTTTTACGGACGAACAAGGcaatattttatcaacCAGGACCAGTTTATACAGTGTTAGGTACGAATAACTATTCTCAGGTCGCCGTACTTCCTTTAAGACAGAACAACTATCATTACATGAATAGATACAATAACAATTATCGTCATAGAAGATCACCAAAGGCGTCCCTCATGGCAATGGTACCGTCTCCAACAATACCTCAATatacttcaaatgaattgCAAGTTACTTATACCCCAGAATCTGTAGCAAATGCGACCTCATTTGTGCCAAAGTTCACTATTCCACATGTTCGCATTGTGGAAAATACAATGGCCTCTCAACCCATGGCATTGGTAGAACAggaaatttatataaacaGCAACTACGTGGGAAATATTATAGGAAAGGAAGGTAAACATATTACTTCAATAAAGGAAACCACTGGGTGTTCTATTTTCATCGATTCTCCAGTAGAGGGTTCTAAGGAGCGCAAAATAACCATTAAAGGAAGCGCTATGGGAACACAAGCAGCAATTATGATTATAAGCAACAAAATTGAAGTAGATACGACAAATTGA
- the SLD3 gene encoding Sld3p (similar to Saccharomyces cerevisiae SLD3 (YGL113W); ancestral locus Anc_6.140) translates to MQEWKLLGSVKVIPRSTVIDSSSPLVLQANEIPHHISTTLKHLPLYLKHLLKDASSNSYFFLERYGSQYWIYWRVTTVHVNDFQYEDTKMANGRPYDQGTIANWSEYSIEKLLENWSHNIASNASSSTSQGKKVKINMRPPNAKIDGRQSIKPNDIPHTPLDPKDYFEQKYYDALFSIKLPLAYFVKSNLVRFKNICMAVSGEEYNLQYQSILSQFLLHVQDFDKRYEKTSVINETYLLPSFALQSRDKLLSEYNQSKNTPTFDALMNDLMLIVKAREIKLQLILLLEIIHQNTLDKKFKNFELNYESKLKRRAVNVTRRTRAKKNSYNISSTANAFGSGSASVDYCEQLDIYLDKLSILEILLETENSLSNENSEELNPIQEYKKNILNKNKEASSVGFVSYILIPYYTKKVPYAVTFILRKLKGPSLKAKKPISNKSVNNDGTDTTWSESKHFQQTNNNDLASTAISTTSNLYSVSSRPTLNRHLTSGSLVPSLLNARTNSNLSELLEADSQSLRHPSSLSRTTSDLTMNNLQKRQLSVSDFASADKKEGMSLKGGKVSTLSQSSRKVAAIPTNNTHSFRRVGKLKSTKSFTKSYQFESQNQIDETDVIQVTATPLSKPSRNNIHGRQYSENLVESPMNSIISSGGSNKAHLPDHFVSPTNLQTHSSIRITQTPSFKDRTTRSYMRATHLEKVQEFPAAEYIEKTPKDDMPKTPKIELIEEQQPQKKKVRRRLFAP, encoded by the coding sequence ATGCAAGAATGGAAGTTATTGGGTTCTGTAAAAGTGATACCGAGAAGTACCGTGATAGATTCAAGCAGTCCATTAGTTTTGCAAGCCAACGAGATTCCTCATCATATAAGTACTACACTGAAACATCTTCCGTTGTACCTAAAACATTTACTTAAAGACGCTTCATCAAACTCATACTTTTTCTTAGAACGTTATGGTAGCCAATATTGGATATATTGGCGAGTGACAACTGTTCACGTCAatgattttcaatatgaAGATACAAAGATGGCAAATGGGAGGCCGTACGACCAGGGAACTATAGCAAACTGGAGCGAGTAcagcattgaaaaattattagaaaacTGGAGCCACAATATAGCGTCAAATGCGTCCTCCTCAACCTCACAAGGGAAAAAGGTTAAGATCAACATGAGACCACCGAATGCAAAAATTGATGGTAGACAAAGTATTAAGCCCAATGATATTCCACATACACCATTAGATCCaaaagattattttgaaCAGAAGTATTACGATGcgttattttcaattaagTTACCACTGGCATACTTCGTAAAATCCAACCTGGTTAGATTTAAAAACATTTGCATGGCTGTAAGTGGTGAAGAATATAATTTACAATACCAAAGCATACTCTCACAATTCTTACTGCATGTACAAGACTTTGATAAACGTTACGAGAAAACTTCAGTCATAAACGAGACTTACCTATTACCTTCTTTTGCTTTACAAAGTAGAGATAAACTTCTTTCCGAGTACAATCAATCCAAAAACACTCCAACTTTTGATGCTCTTATGAATGACCTGATGCTAATCGTTAAAGCTCGAGAAATCAAGCTGCAGTTGATATTATTGCTTGAAATTATACATCAAAACACTTTGGAtaaaaagttcaaaaattttgaattaaatTATGAGagtaaattgaaaagaagagcTGTAAATGTTACGAGACGCACGAGGGCTAAGAAAAATAGTTATAACATATCTTCAACAGCCAATGCTTTCGGTTCTGGCTCAGCGTCTGTGGATTACTGCGAGCAGTTAGACATATATCTTGATAAATTATCCATTCTGGAGATCCTATTAGAGACTGAAAATAGTTTGTCTAATGAAAACTCCGAGGAACTAAACCCTATCCAAGAgtacaagaaaaatattctaaataaaaataaggAAGCTTCATCGGTTGGGTTCGTTAGTTACATTTTGATACCATACTACACTAAGAAAGTTCCATATGCTGTAACATTTATCTTACGTAAACTTAAAGGACCGAGCTTAAAAGCTAAAAAGCCAATATCAAACAAATCAGTGAATAACGATGGAACTGATACAACATGGTCAGAATCCAAACACTTCCAACAAaccaataataatgacCTAGCATCAACGGCAATTTCTACCacatcaaatttatattcAGTATCATCAAGGCCGACGCTTAATAGACATCTTACATCCGGAAGTCTCGTTCCTTCTTTACTAAATGCCAgaacaaattcaaatctCAGCGAGCTTTTAGAAGCTGACTCACAATCATTGAGGCACCCGTCTTCTCTTTCGAGAACTACATCTGATTTGACTATGAATAATCTCCAAAAGAGACAGCTTTCGGTATCTGATTTTGCAAGTGCAGATAAAAAGGAGGGCATGTCCTTGAAGGGTGGAAAGGTTTCTACCTTAAGCCAATCGTCAAGAAAAGTTGCAGCCATTCCTACGAATAATACACATTCGTTCAGAAGAGTTGGTAAATTAAAGTCTACTAAAAGTTTTACGAAAAgttatcaatttgaatctCAAAATCAAATCGACGAGACTGACGTAATCCAAGTCACAGCCACACCGTTAAGTAAGCCCAGTAGGAATAATATTCATGGAAGGCAATATTCTGAAAACTTGGTTGAATCACCCATGAACAGTATTATAAGTTCAGGAGGCTCTAATAAGGCTCATTTACCGGACCATTTTGTTTCTCCAACTAATCTTCAAACTCATTCGTCCATACGGATAACACAAACTCCATCATTCAAAGATAGAACTACGCGATCATACATGAGAGCAACCCACCTAGAGAAAGTTCAAGAGTTCCCGGCTGCCGAATATATCGAGAAAACACCAAAAGATGACATGCCTAAAACTCCTAAAATAGAGTTAATAGAAGAACAACAAcctcaaaagaaaaaagttaGAAGACGGCTTTTTGCACCATAA
- the TAF6 gene encoding TATA-binding protein-associated factor TAF6 (similar to Saccharomyces cerevisiae TAF6 (YGL112C); ancestral locus Anc_6.141): MTNQQQSYTIWSPQDTVKDVAESLGLDNINEDVLKALAMDVEYRILEIVEQAVKFKRHSKTEVLTTGDVAKALKVLNVEPLYGYHDNLSFDKNVSYTKVHTSGGQSVYYLNEEEVDFDKLINEPLPQVPRLPNFSTHWLAIEGVQPAIVENPNLLEIRSSIPPTTRGAIVTALNDNSLQTASGSSSSALTLQEDKISQPLSSVKPGQNTEVKPLVKHVLSKELQIYFNKVISALTSKDQEDVNAQHMRTAALTSLRTDNGLHQLVPYFIQFIAEQITHNLSDLELLTTILEMIYSLLSNPSIFLDPYIHSLMPSILTLLLAKKLGGAPNTDSKDDLTEFLEKTNALRDFAASLLDYVLKKFPQVYKSLKPRVTRTLLKTFLDTNRVFGTYYGCLKGITVLESEAVRFFLGNLYNWARLIFNEQNNTLEEFEKANNVSSTPEHGQQDANEKGAEERKTDESSEGKELEKKAQNLSVFTKFTADEVKYLVETVIGALCVLKKDLPEIYEGKDADVTSEDKEKLVKRVGVTISSAIVKREDAKELICAIFFGEE; encoded by the coding sequence ATGACTAATCAACAACAGTCCTATACTATCTGGTCTCCCCAAGATACGGTGAAAGATGTCGCTGAATCCTTGGGACTAGACAATATTAATGAAGATGTTTTGAAGGCACTGGCGATGGATGTTGAATATCGTATATTGGAAATTGTTGAGCAAGCAGTCAAGTTTAAGAGACACTCAAAAACAGAAGTATTAACAACAGGAGATGTTGCTAAAGCTTTAAAAGTTCTTAATGTTGAGCCTTTATATGGTTATCATGATAATTTATCATTCGATAAGAATGTTTCATACACAAAAGTTCATACTAGCGGAGGTCAATCAGTATACTATTTAAATGAGGAGGAGGTTGATTTCGATAAACTTATCAATGAACCTTTACCACAAGTGCCTCGTCTACCTAATTTTTCCACACATTGGTTGGCGATTGAAGGTGTTCAACCGGCTATTGTGGAAAATCCAAACTTACTAGAAATCAGATCATCCATTCCACCAACTACGAGAGGTGCCATAGTTACGGCTTTGAATGATAATAGTCTACAGACTGCATCGGGGTCAAGTTCGAGTGCATTAACTTTGCAAGAAGATAAGATTTCACAACCGTTATCGTCCGTCAAACCAGGTCAAAACACAGAAGTAAAGCCACTCGTAAAACATGTTCTATCTAAAGAACTACAGatttatttcaataaagttaTTTCTGCGTTGACCTCCaaagatcaagaagatGTAAATGCTCAACATATGAGAACGGCCGCCTTGACTTCATTAAGAACTGATAATGGTCTTCATCAACTAGTGCCATACTTTATCCAGTTTATTGCTGAGCAAATCACCCATAACTTATCAGACCTGGAATTGCTGACAACTATCTTGGAAATGATATACTCATTATTGAGTAACCCTTCAATTTTCCTCGATCCCTACATACATTCATTAATGCCATCTATATTGACACTACTACTGGCTAAGAAACTGGGTGGAGCACCGAACACAGACTCGAAGGACGACCTAACAGAATTTTTAGAGAAAACCAATGCTTTACGTGATTTTGCAGCATCTTTGTTAGATTACGTGTTGAAGAAGTTCCCACAGGTTTAtaaatctttgaaaccGAGGGTGACAAGAACATTGTTAAAAACGTTCTTGGATACAAATAGGGTTTTCGGTACGTATTATGGCTGTCTGAAAGGTATTACTGTTTTGGAATCTGAGGCGGTGAGATTTTTCTTAGGAAATTTGTATAATTGGGCAAGAttaattttcaatgagCAAAATAATACATTGGAAGAATTTGAGAAAGCGAACAATGTTAGCAGTACTCCAGAACATGGGCAGCAAGATGCAAATGAAAAGGGAgcagaagaaagaaaaactGATGAATCATCAGAGGGCAAAGAACTTGAGAAAAAAGCACAAAATTTATCTgtttttaccaaatttacCGCTGATGAAGTAAAATATCTGGTTGAGACAGTTATAGGTGCATTGTGTGTGTTGAAAAAGGACTTACCAGAAATATATGAAGGTAAAGATGCAGATGTGACAAgtgaagataaagaaaaattagtCAAAAGGGTGGGTGTTACAATTTCAAGCGCTATAGTTAAGAGGGAAGATGCTAAAGAACTCATATGTGCTATCTTTTTTGGTGAGGAATGA
- the SNF4 gene encoding AMP-activated serine/threonine-protein kinase regulatory subunit SNF4 (similar to Saccharomyces cerevisiae SNF4 (YGL115W); ancestral locus Anc_6.136), translating into MSTQENREKLHVEQKLAIESIRKFLDSKTSYDVLPVSYRLIVLDTSLMVKKSLNVLLQNNIVSAPLWDSKTSKFAGLLTSSDFINVIQYYFSNPDKFELVDKLQLSGLKDIEKAIGAEPLDMASIHPSKPLFEACLKMLNSKSRRIPLIDKDEETHREIVVSVLTQYRILKFVALNCRETHFLKRPIGELNIISEQNVKKCRMTTPVIDVIQLLTQGGVSSIPIVDEEGVLINIYEAIDVLGLIKGGIYNDLSLSVGEALMRRSDDFEGVYTCTRNDKLSTIMDNIRKSRIHRFFVVDENGRLVGVMTLSDILKYILLGEN; encoded by the coding sequence atgagtACACAGGAaaatagagaaaaattGCACGTTGAACAGAAACTAGCTATTGAGTCTATCAGAAAGTTTTTAGACTCGAAAACATCGTATGATGTTCTTCCAGTTTCATACAGACTGATTGTCTTAGATACATCTTTGATGGTAaagaaatctttaaatGTTTTACTGCAAAATAATATAGTATCTGCACCTTTATGGGATTCtaaaacttcaaaatttgctgGTTTACTTACATCAAGTGATTTTATTAATGTAATTCAATACTATTTCTCAAATCCTGACAAATTTGAGTTGGTTGATAAGCTACAATTAAGCGGCCTAAAAGATATAGAAAAAGCTATAGGAGCGGAACCATTAGATATGGCGTCTATACATCCCTCTAAACCTCTCTTTGAAGCCTGTTTAAAAATGTTGAACTCAAAAAGCAGAAGAATTCCTTTAATCGACAAGGACGAAGAAACGCATCGAGAAATTGTTGTCAGTGTCTTAACCCAATACAGAATCTTAAAATTTGTTGCATTAAATTGTAGAGAAAcacattttttgaagaggCCAATCGgtgaattgaatattattagtgAGCAAAACGTGAAAAAATGCCGTATGACTACTCCCGTTATCGATGTAATTCAATTATTAACTCAAGGCGGCGTTTCTTCCATTCCAATAGTCGACGAAGAAGGCGTTCTGATTAACATATATGAAGCCATCGATGTTTTAGGTTTGATTAAGGGTGGTATTTATAATGATCTCTCATTAAGTGTTGGCGAAGCGCTAATGAGAAGAAGTGACGATTTTGAGGGCGTCTATACGTGTACCAGGAATGACAAACTGTCCACTATCATGGATAACATtagaaaatcaagaatACATAGATTCTTTGTCGTAGATGAGAACGGTCGTCTTGTCGGTGTCATGACGTTAAGTGATATTCTCAAATACATTTTGTTGGGCGAGAATTGA